A window of Garra rufa chromosome 16, GarRuf1.0, whole genome shotgun sequence contains these coding sequences:
- the hprt1 gene encoding hypoxanthine-guanine phosphoribosyltransferase, which translates to MASASPCVVISDEEQGYDLDLFCIPKHYAADLERVYIPHGLIMDRTERLAREIMKDMGGHHIVALCVLKGGYKFFADLLDYIKALNRNSDRSIPMTVDFIRLKSYQNDQSTGDIKVIGGDDLSTLTGKNVLIVEDIIDTGKTMKTLLELLKQYNPKMVKVASLLVKRTPRSVGYRPDFVGFEVPDKFVVGYALDYNEYFRDLNHICVISETGKEKYKA; encoded by the exons ATGGCGTCTGCCAGCCCCTGTGTCGTG ATTAGCGATGAGGAGCAAGGTTATGACCTGGACCTCTTCTGTATACCAAAACATTATGCGGCTGACCTGGAACGAGTGTATATTCCACATGGACTCATCATGGACAG AACTGAACGTCTGGCCAGAGAAATCATGAAGGACATGGGCGGGCATCATATCGTGGCTCTGTGTGTGCTCAAAGGGGGCTACAAGTTTTTCGCTGACCTGCTAGATTACATCAAAGCCCTTAATCGCAACAGCGATCGATCCATTCCCATGACAGTGGATTTCATCCGCCTCAAGAGTTACCAA AATGACCAATCTACAGGTGACATTAAAGTGATTGGCGGAGATGATCTGTCCACGCTCACAGGAAAG AACGTCTTGATTGTTGAG GACATCATTGATACTGGGAAGACAATGAAGACCCTGCTAGAACTTCTCAAGCAATATAATCCAAAAATGGTCAAAGTAGCCAG TTTGTTGGTGAAGAGGACACCAAGGAGTGTTGGCTACAGACCAGACT TTGTAGGATTTGAGGTACCTGACAAATTTGTGGTTGGATATGCACTTGACTACAACGAGTACTTTAGGGATTTAAAT CACATCTGTGTCATCAGTGAAACAGGAAAGGAGAAGTACAAAGCATGA
- the phf6 gene encoding PHD finger protein 6, producing the protein MSGQRKGASARLRKCAFCRTNRDKECGQLLVSENHRVAAHHKCMLFSSALVTSHSDSENIGGFSIEDVKKEIKRGNKLMCTSCHRPGATIGCDVKTCRRTYHYYCALWDKAQTKENPSQGIYLVYCRKHRDASQDGSDDEQGVAANDSDSSPPRSRGRGRFEKSRIRGVSRGQSDDTRSTSSQGNDDTESSSHRDRSPLRGSPSDSGLRCGFCHAGEEENETRGVLHSDNAKKVAAHYKCMLFSSGTVQLTTTSRAEFGNFDIKTVIQEIKRGKRMKCTLCTQLGATIGCEIKACVKTYHYHCGLQDKAKYIENMARGIYKLYCKNHSGNEERDEEDEERESRSKEKAAIDNRADPPPQLNGN; encoded by the exons ATGTCAGGACAGAGAAAAGGAGCTTCAGCACGTCTTCGAAAATGTGCCTTCTGTAGAACCAACCGGGACAAGGAGTGTGGTCAATTACTGGTGTCTGAGAACCACAGGGTGGCAGCCCATCACAAGTGCATG CTTTTTTCATCAGCCTTGGTCACATCTCACTCAGACAGTGAAAACATTGGAGGCTTTTCTATTGAAGATGTAAAGAAGGAGATAAAAAGAGGAAATAAACTA ATGTGTACTTCCTGTCACCGGCCTGGGGCGACCATTGGGTGTGATGTGAAGACATGTAGGCGGACGTATCACTACTATTGCGCTCTATGGGACAAGGCCCAGACAAAGGAGAATCCCTCACAAGGCATCTATCT GGTTTACTGTCGCAAACACAGAGATGCTTCTCAAGATGGCAGTGATG ATGAACAGGGAGTCGCAGCCAACGACTCGGATTCATCTCCGCCGAGAAGCAGGGGCAGGGGGCGTTTTGAGAAAAGCAGAATAAGAGGCGTGTCACGCGGACAGTCAGACGACACTCGATCCACCTCATCGCAAGGCAATGATGACACAGAGAGCTCCTCGCAT CGGGACCGGTCTCCTCTGCGAGGCAGCCCCAGTGATTCAGGCCTTCGCTGTGGCTTCTGTCACGCTGGTGAAGAAGAGAACGAAACGCGCGGTGTGCTCCACTCGGACAATGCCAAGAAGGTTGCTGCCCACTACAAATGCATG CTTTTTTCTTCGGGTACTGTCCAGCTAACCACCACCTCACGTGCCGAATTTGGGAATTTTGACATTAAAACAGTTATCCAAGAAATCAAGAGAGGAAAAAGAATG AAATGTACGCTGTGCACCCAACTTGGAGCCACCATTGGATGCGAGATAAAAGCCTGCGTAAAGACCTACCATTATCATTGTGGCCTGCAAGACAAGGCCAAATACATAGAGAATATGGCTAGAGGCATTTACAA GCTTTATTGTAAGAATCACAGTGGAAATGAGGAAAGGGATGAGGAAGATGAGGAAAGGGAGAGTCGCAGTAAAGAAAAAGCTGCTATTGACAACAGAGCAGATCCTCCACCGCAGCTCAACGGCAACTAG